A genomic segment from Halomicroarcula saliterrae encodes:
- a CDS encoding VOC family protein: protein MPKLKFITFSCRSPDELADFWAAALDGDRRALPDALDSAIVERPDDGPDLLFNDHPTDEQRDLPIHLDVSADDREAAVERLRDLGATVRETKTEAYETHTSTWTVLEDPEGNGFCVTEYP, encoded by the coding sequence ATGCCAAAGCTGAAATTTATAACTTTCAGTTGTAGAAGCCCCGACGAACTAGCCGACTTCTGGGCGGCCGCCCTCGACGGCGACCGGCGGGCGCTCCCGGACGCGCTGGACTCGGCAATCGTGGAGCGGCCCGACGACGGGCCGGACCTGCTGTTCAACGACCACCCGACGGACGAACAGCGGGACCTCCCCATCCATCTGGACGTTTCGGCCGACGACAGGGAGGCCGCCGTCGAGCGGCTCCGGGACCTCGGTGCGACGGTCCGTGAGACCAAGACCGAGGCGTACGAGACCCACACCTCGACGTGGACCGTGCTGGAGGACCCCGAGGGCAACGGCTTCTGCGTGACGGAGTATCCGTAG
- the hisE gene encoding phosphoribosyl-ATP diphosphatase — protein sequence MNDDTEAVIDDLFAVIEDRKATLPDDSYTASLFTHEKGENAVLEKLGEETTELVLAAKDDDHEEIAHESADIVYHLLVLLSMKGMDIEDLRAELAERR from the coding sequence ATGAACGACGACACCGAGGCCGTCATCGACGACCTCTTTGCGGTCATCGAGGACCGGAAAGCGACCCTCCCGGACGATTCCTACACCGCTTCGCTCTTCACCCACGAGAAAGGCGAGAACGCCGTCCTGGAGAAACTCGGCGAGGAGACCACCGAACTCGTCCTCGCGGCGAAGGACGACGACCACGAGGAAATCGCACACGAGTCGGCCGACATCGTCTATCACCTGCTCGTTTTGCTGTCGATGAAGGGGATGGACATCGAGGACCTCCGGGCGGAACTGGCCGAGCGCCGGTAA
- the pdxT gene encoding pyridoxal 5'-phosphate synthase glutaminase subunit PdxT, whose amino-acid sequence MSLRAGVLAVQGDVSEHARAIERAAAAHDETAEVVEIRESGLVPECDVLLLPGGESTTISRLVHREGIAAEIEAHVAAEKPVLATCAGLIVAASDAHDDRVETLNLVDATVERNAFGRQKDSFEAPLDVAGFDEPFPAVFIRAPLIDYVGSDVEVLASWDDRPVAIRHGPVVGTSFHPELTEDPRVHDLAFFDSVES is encoded by the coding sequence ATGAGCTTACGGGCAGGCGTCCTCGCCGTGCAGGGTGATGTCTCCGAGCACGCGAGAGCCATCGAGCGGGCCGCGGCGGCCCACGACGAGACGGCCGAGGTCGTCGAGATTCGCGAATCCGGCCTCGTTCCCGAGTGTGACGTACTGCTGTTGCCCGGTGGCGAGTCGACGACTATCTCCCGACTCGTCCACCGCGAGGGTATCGCGGCGGAAATCGAGGCCCACGTCGCGGCCGAGAAACCCGTACTGGCCACGTGTGCGGGCCTCATCGTCGCCGCCAGCGACGCCCACGACGACCGCGTCGAGACGCTGAACCTCGTCGACGCCACGGTCGAGCGCAACGCCTTCGGTCGCCAGAAGGACAGCTTCGAGGCGCCACTGGACGTGGCCGGGTTCGACGAGCCGTTCCCGGCGGTGTTCATCCGCGCGCCGCTCATCGACTACGTCGGGTCGGACGTCGAGGTGCTGGCCTCGTGGGACGACCGCCCCGTCGCCATCCGGCACGGCCCCGTCGTCGGCACCTCCTTCCACCCCGAACTGACCGAGGACCCGCGCGTCCACGACCTGGCCTTCTTCGACAGCGTCGAGTCGTAG
- a CDS encoding PrsW family intramembrane metalloprotease, translating to MGERPRDPVESNADRSADLYEISDWEVRSLFDRVVYFLYYAGQWALRGLVILLAIAILAVQIAFGSLGALGAQPLFAALAALSAIPALVLAGYIYYADVTTQEPLTLLVGTFMLGVLFAGFAAILNTVFRGPVQFVGSGFGLLPFLGQVAFFFLIVGPVEESVKLLAVRLYAFRDDRFDAVIDGAVYGAMAGLGFATIENALYIVQNTDVVTGTFQAINEGSGIAAVRALAGPGHVIYSAFAGYYLGLAKFNPEDAGPIVLKGLLIATVIHASYNTLSGPVTVILSAVYGVNQFVAFIGFVVVFDGVFIVLLLRKLDAYRQAYNEAQVAREPESEPGVPDFES from the coding sequence ATGGGCGAACGACCCCGCGACCCGGTCGAATCCAACGCCGACCGGTCGGCGGACCTCTACGAGATCTCCGACTGGGAGGTCAGGTCGCTGTTCGACCGCGTGGTGTATTTTCTGTACTACGCCGGCCAGTGGGCGCTGCGCGGGCTGGTGATTCTTCTCGCCATCGCGATTCTGGCGGTCCAGATCGCGTTCGGGAGCCTCGGTGCGCTCGGTGCCCAGCCGCTGTTTGCCGCGCTCGCGGCGCTGTCGGCGATTCCGGCGCTGGTGCTCGCGGGCTACATCTACTACGCCGACGTGACCACACAGGAGCCCCTGACGCTGCTCGTCGGAACCTTCATGCTCGGCGTGCTGTTTGCCGGCTTCGCCGCCATCCTGAACACGGTGTTTCGAGGGCCCGTCCAGTTCGTGGGCTCGGGCTTTGGCCTGCTGCCGTTCCTGGGACAGGTCGCCTTCTTCTTCCTCATCGTCGGCCCCGTCGAGGAGAGCGTGAAACTGCTCGCCGTCAGGCTGTACGCGTTCCGTGACGACCGCTTCGACGCCGTCATCGACGGCGCGGTGTACGGCGCGATGGCCGGGCTGGGCTTTGCCACCATCGAGAACGCGCTGTACATCGTCCAGAACACCGATGTCGTCACCGGGACCTTCCAAGCTATCAACGAGGGCAGCGGCATCGCGGCCGTCCGGGCACTGGCCGGCCCGGGCCACGTCATCTACTCGGCGTTTGCGGGCTACTATCTCGGGCTGGCGAAGTTCAACCCCGAGGACGCCGGCCCGATAGTGTTGAAGGGGCTGCTCATCGCGACGGTCATCCACGCGAGTTACAACACGCTGTCGGGCCCCGTAACGGTGATACTGTCGGCGGTGTACGGCGTCAACCAGTTCGTCGCGTTCATCGGATTCGTCGTCGTCTTCGACGGCGTCTTCATCGTCCTCCTGTTGCGGAAGCTCGACGCCTACCGGCAGGCGTACAACGAGGCCCAGGTCGCCCGGGAGCCGGAGAGCGAGCCGGGCGTCCCCGACTTCGAGTCCTAG
- a CDS encoding riboflavin synthase, with protein sequence MFTGIVEATGAVLAVTDDEDGRRIRVGTPFEGLDHGQSISVSGACLTVEAFADGEWAEFFLARETLAKTFFDSLTEGDRVNLERAMPADGRFDGHIVQGHVDATAEVAAIEQEGADWTFSFSLPEHQRDYLVEKGSITVDGISLTVAARHDDRFDVAIIPTTYEETTLSEKSVGDPVHLEVDVVAKYVEQLA encoded by the coding sequence ATGTTCACCGGCATCGTCGAGGCGACGGGTGCGGTACTGGCAGTGACGGACGACGAGGACGGCCGGCGCATCCGCGTCGGGACGCCGTTCGAGGGGCTCGACCACGGCCAGTCCATCAGCGTCAGCGGCGCCTGTCTCACCGTCGAGGCGTTCGCCGACGGCGAGTGGGCCGAGTTCTTCCTCGCCCGGGAGACGCTGGCGAAGACGTTCTTCGATTCGCTGACCGAGGGCGACCGCGTCAATCTGGAGCGGGCGATGCCGGCCGACGGGCGCTTCGACGGCCACATCGTACAGGGCCACGTCGACGCCACGGCGGAGGTCGCGGCTATCGAGCAGGAGGGCGCGGACTGGACTTTCTCGTTCTCACTGCCCGAGCACCAGCGTGACTACCTCGTCGAGAAGGGCTCTATCACCGTCGACGGCATCTCGCTGACCGTCGCCGCCCGCCACGACGACCGGTTCGACGTGGCCATCATCCCGACGACCTACGAGGAGACGACGCTCTCGGAGAAATCGGTCGGCGACCCGGTGCATCTCGAAGTCGACGTGGTCGCGAAGTACGTCGAACAGCTCGCCTAG
- a CDS encoding NAD(P)H-binding protein, which yields MRVLVTGASGFVGGHLVPRLVERGHDVVALIRDPSSYVAPAGVEVVEGDVLDADLTLPSVDAAYYLVHSMQAGGDFEERDRRAARNFRRAVDAAGIERLVYLGGLGSEDEVLSEHLQSRREVERLLGEGEAQLTALRAAIVIGEGSASFQIIRQLAARLPVMVTPSWVRTECQPIYVDDVVTYLVGVLEQPETAGETYEVGGPDVLTYQEILTTTARILVGRPPLIVPVPVLSPGLSARWLGLVTDVPVSVAKPLVDGLQNRVVVTDRGIDEYVRPELTGFEESVRLALGEEPAVARQAVEA from the coding sequence ATGCGCGTCCTCGTCACCGGAGCCAGCGGATTCGTCGGTGGCCACCTCGTCCCGCGTCTGGTCGAGCGGGGCCACGACGTCGTCGCGCTGATCCGGGACCCGTCGAGCTACGTCGCGCCCGCCGGTGTCGAGGTGGTCGAAGGCGACGTGCTCGACGCCGACCTGACGCTGCCGTCGGTCGACGCGGCGTACTATCTGGTCCACTCGATGCAGGCCGGGGGGGACTTCGAGGAGCGGGACCGCCGGGCCGCCCGGAACTTCCGGCGGGCGGTCGACGCCGCCGGAATCGAGCGGCTCGTCTACCTCGGCGGGCTGGGGAGCGAGGACGAGGTGCTGTCGGAGCATCTCCAGTCCCGCCGGGAGGTCGAGCGGTTGCTGGGGGAGGGTGAGGCGCAGCTGACCGCGCTGCGGGCCGCTATCGTCATCGGCGAGGGCTCGGCGAGCTTCCAGATAATCCGTCAGCTCGCGGCCCGGCTGCCGGTGATGGTGACGCCGTCGTGGGTCCGCACGGAGTGTCAGCCCATCTACGTCGACGACGTGGTGACGTATCTCGTCGGCGTCCTCGAACAGCCCGAGACGGCCGGTGAGACCTACGAGGTGGGGGGGCCGGACGTGTTGACATATCAGGAGATACTGACGACGACGGCCCGGATTCTGGTCGGTCGCCCGCCGCTCATCGTCCCCGTTCCGGTGCTCTCGCCGGGGCTGTCGGCGCGCTGGCTGGGGCTGGTGACTGACGTGCCGGTCAGCGTCGCCAAGCCGCTGGTCGACGGGCTGCAAAACCGCGTCGTCGTCACCGACCGCGGTATCGACGAGTACGTCCGGCCGGAGCTGACCGGGTTCGAGGAGAGTGTTCGGCTGGCGCTGGGTGAGGAACCCGCCGTCGCACGGCAGGCCGTCGAAGCGTGA
- a CDS encoding ABC transporter ATP-binding protein, producing the protein MDIEAASDDDVFEDARDRVDRPMWRLFTEYGRDQRLAFVVGLVSSVFARMLDLLPPLLLALAIDAVIESNTSYNLLFVPDAWIPGGTTGQLWLTAGLIAASFGFGAVFHYARNWGWNKFAQHVQHSVRTETYETMQRLNMEFFADKQTGEMMSVLSNDVNRLEKFLNDGLNSSSRLVIMVLGIAAYLFYINWQLALVALLPVPIIAVFTKWFIETIQPKYAEVRGSVGSLNSRLENNLSGIQIIKTATTEEYEADRVEDSSQDYLDANWDAIGTRITFFPGLRLVSGLGFVVTFVLGGLIVVGQAPGFFTLELTTGGFVAFIIYTQRFVWPMAQFGQVINMYQRAYASAERVFGLMETPGRLAEADEAPPLSVTEGTVEYDGVSFGYGEDDPVLDDVSFEVAGGDTVALVGPTGAGKSTVMKLLLRMYDPDSGTVRIDDQDLREVQIPSVRRAIGYVSQETFLFYGTVRDNIAYGSFDATDAEIRAAAEAAEADQFIRNLPEGYETMVGERGVKLSGGQRQRIAIARAMLKEPDILVLDEATSDVDTETEMLIQRSLDELTADRTTFAIAHRLSTIRDADVILVLEDGRVVERGSHDDLLAEDGLYANLWAVQAGEIDELPEEFVQRAIQRRAQTDADD; encoded by the coding sequence ATGGATATCGAGGCGGCGTCGGACGACGACGTGTTCGAGGACGCCCGCGACCGGGTCGACCGGCCGATGTGGCGGCTGTTCACGGAGTACGGTCGGGACCAGCGACTCGCCTTCGTCGTCGGGCTCGTCAGTTCGGTCTTCGCCCGGATGCTGGACCTGCTGCCGCCGCTCCTGCTCGCGCTGGCTATCGACGCCGTCATCGAGAGCAACACGAGCTACAACCTGCTGTTCGTTCCCGACGCGTGGATTCCGGGGGGGACGACCGGGCAGCTCTGGCTGACGGCGGGGCTCATCGCGGCCTCCTTCGGGTTCGGGGCGGTGTTCCACTACGCGCGCAACTGGGGGTGGAACAAGTTCGCTCAGCACGTCCAGCACTCGGTCCGCACGGAGACCTACGAGACGATGCAGCGGCTCAACATGGAGTTCTTCGCCGACAAGCAGACCGGCGAGATGATGTCGGTGCTCTCGAACGACGTGAACCGCCTGGAGAAATTCCTCAACGACGGGCTGAACTCCTCCTCGCGGCTGGTCATCATGGTGCTCGGTATCGCCGCCTACCTCTTCTACATCAACTGGCAGCTGGCGCTGGTCGCGCTGCTGCCGGTGCCCATCATCGCCGTCTTCACGAAGTGGTTCATCGAGACCATCCAGCCCAAATACGCCGAGGTCCGGGGCTCCGTGGGTTCGCTGAACTCCCGGCTGGAGAACAACCTCAGCGGCATCCAGATAATCAAGACCGCGACCACCGAGGAGTACGAGGCCGACCGCGTCGAGGACAGCTCACAGGACTACCTCGACGCGAACTGGGACGCCATTGGCACCCGAATCACCTTTTTCCCGGGCCTGCGGCTGGTCTCCGGGCTGGGCTTTGTCGTCACGTTCGTCCTGGGCGGGCTCATCGTCGTCGGGCAGGCCCCCGGGTTCTTCACGCTCGAACTCACGACCGGCGGGTTCGTCGCCTTCATCATCTACACCCAGCGCTTCGTCTGGCCGATGGCCCAGTTCGGGCAGGTCATCAACATGTACCAGCGGGCCTACGCCTCCGCCGAGCGGGTGTTCGGGCTGATGGAGACGCCGGGACGACTGGCCGAGGCCGACGAGGCCCCGCCGCTATCGGTCACCGAGGGAACCGTCGAGTACGACGGCGTGAGCTTCGGCTACGGCGAGGACGACCCCGTGCTCGACGACGTCTCCTTCGAGGTCGCGGGCGGCGACACCGTCGCGCTCGTCGGCCCGACCGGGGCGGGCAAATCGACCGTGATGAAACTCCTCTTGCGGATGTACGACCCCGACTCGGGTACGGTCCGCATCGACGACCAGGACCTCCGCGAGGTCCAGATACCCTCCGTCCGGCGGGCCATCGGCTACGTCAGCCAGGAGACGTTCCTGTTCTACGGCACCGTCCGGGACAACATCGCCTACGGCAGCTTCGACGCCACCGACGCGGAGATCCGCGCGGCCGCCGAGGCAGCCGAGGCCGACCAGTTCATCCGGAACCTCCCCGAGGGGTACGAGACGATGGTCGGCGAACGCGGCGTCAAACTGTCGGGCGGCCAGCGCCAGCGCATCGCCATCGCTCGCGCGATGCTCAAAGAGCCCGACATCCTCGTGCTCGACGAGGCCACGAGCGATGTCGACACGGAGACGGAGATGCTCATCCAGCGCTCGCTCGACGAGCTCACCGCCGACCGGACGACCTTCGCCATCGCCCACCGGCTCTCGACCATCAGGGACGCGGACGTCATCCTCGTGCTCGAAGACGGCCGGGTCGTCGAGCGCGGGAGCCACGACGACCTGCTGGCCGAGGACGGGCTCTACGCGAACCTCTGGGCGGTTCAGGCGGGCGAAATCGACGAACTGCCCGAGGAGTTCGTCCAGCGGGCGATTCAGCGCCGAGCGCAGACGGATGCGGATGATTAA
- a CDS encoding DUF192 domain-containing protein, translated as MGRRALAAVLGVVVALAVAVVVFQSGLWIDVLGVGGYETGTVTVTDSDNSTPCTAPPNRTAVSACDESRTLATVDVRIAANRSQRITGLSDTESLGPDEGMLFVHDEEKQHTYVMRDMDFDLDIIFIDSNGTITTIHHAPAPPEGESYSERYSGRGKYVLEVNRGWTNRTGVGVGDTVELPAGVE; from the coding sequence ATGGGACGCCGCGCGCTCGCTGCCGTTCTCGGGGTCGTCGTCGCACTCGCCGTCGCCGTGGTGGTCTTCCAGAGCGGCCTCTGGATCGACGTCCTCGGTGTCGGCGGCTACGAGACCGGGACAGTGACGGTCACCGACAGCGACAACTCGACGCCGTGTACCGCACCGCCCAACCGGACCGCGGTCTCGGCCTGCGACGAGTCCCGGACCTTGGCGACCGTCGACGTGCGCATCGCGGCCAACAGGTCACAGCGAATTACCGGTCTCAGCGACACCGAGTCGCTCGGCCCCGACGAGGGGATGCTGTTCGTCCACGACGAGGAGAAACAGCACACCTACGTCATGCGCGATATGGACTTCGACCTCGACATCATCTTCATCGATTCTAACGGCACTATCACCACCATCCACCACGCGCCCGCACCGCCGGAGGGCGAGTCCTACAGCGAACGGTATTCGGGCCGCGGGAAGTACGTCCTCGAAGTGAACCGCGGGTGGACCAACCGCACCGGCGTCGGTGTCGGCGATACGGTGGAACTGCCCGCTGGGGTCGAATGA
- a CDS encoding GNAT family N-acetyltransferase yields MAGDEYRIRPYRSSDRAAFLSLYETVWGYRKDSDWFEWRFRANPYCDGVQMVVAEADDGVVGVEPLLAFPLRIGDQRLAAYQPVDWLVHPDHRRQGLFTRMTERLLQRVADDVDLLFNFPNDALLPGLESFDWRVVGDLPTSYRVQNPRPLLTDAVGPTTERALAPVLWLASAATKWGLTALDRLNAPSNDSTVESHDGVPVETVERLYDSAPPDAIHVPRDDTYLDWRFDNPNWETTTYVATDGGAPVASLVAATERRDGCVTTMILDVQPMDDPGHADVVASLLVRLLRDHRDADVIKSPGWYAPRLRRRYGFWHDSALSASRLPSVSRVAVRPLPAGDIDDADAWHVDGLSLTDCENWRLTLADLDIE; encoded by the coding sequence ATGGCCGGGGACGAGTATCGGATTCGACCGTACCGATCGAGCGACCGGGCAGCCTTCCTCTCGCTGTACGAGACTGTCTGGGGCTACAGGAAGGACAGCGACTGGTTCGAGTGGCGGTTCCGGGCGAATCCGTACTGTGACGGCGTGCAGATGGTCGTCGCCGAAGCCGACGACGGCGTCGTCGGCGTCGAACCGCTGCTGGCGTTTCCCCTCCGCATCGGCGACCAGCGCCTCGCCGCCTACCAGCCCGTCGACTGGCTCGTCCACCCCGACCACCGCCGGCAGGGCCTGTTCACGCGGATGACCGAGCGGCTCCTCCAGCGCGTCGCCGACGACGTCGACCTCCTGTTTAACTTCCCGAACGACGCCCTGCTCCCCGGGCTGGAGTCGTTCGACTGGCGCGTCGTCGGCGACCTGCCCACGAGCTATCGCGTCCAGAACCCCCGCCCGCTGCTCACCGACGCCGTCGGCCCCACCACCGAGCGGGCGCTCGCCCCCGTCCTGTGGCTCGCCTCGGCGGCCACGAAGTGGGGCCTCACCGCCCTCGACCGACTCAACGCCCCGTCGAACGACAGCACCGTCGAGTCACACGACGGCGTCCCGGTCGAGACGGTCGAACGGCTGTACGACTCGGCGCCACCGGACGCCATCCACGTCCCGCGGGACGACACCTACCTCGACTGGCGCTTCGACAACCCCAACTGGGAGACGACGACCTACGTCGCCACCGACGGCGGCGCTCCCGTCGCCAGCCTCGTCGCCGCGACCGAGCGCCGCGACGGCTGTGTGACCACGATGATTCTGGACGTCCAGCCGATGGATGACCCCGGCCACGCCGATGTCGTCGCGTCGCTCCTCGTCCGGCTCCTCCGTGACCACCGCGACGCCGACGTGATCAAATCACCCGGCTGGTACGCCCCGCGGCTCCGCCGCCGCTACGGCTTCTGGCACGACAGCGCCCTCTCGGCCTCCCGGCTTCCCAGCGTCTCGCGGGTCGCCGTCCGACCGCTGCCGGCGGGGGACATAGACGACGCCGACGCCTGGCACGTCGACGGCCTGTCTCTCACCGACTGCGAGAACTGGCGGCTCACGCTCGCCGACCTCGATATCGAGTAG
- a CDS encoding sporulation protein codes for MKRVLSSIGVGAATVDTVFPRTELVPGETVTAEVELYGGDATQEIDGIYFDLKTRLSEGEDEERLITEFALDEEIELSPGDERTVPVDIEIPPWVPLTRGGASVWLETGLDIDWAVDPTDEDRIDIVPDAYIQALFDALEELGFALRYAELVETPYLDDRPFAQEFDFRPTDSRFTDDLDELEVTIVPRSDDLRVFVEFDTVDEVAEEYDMDFDEMEASLTFDRADAEMIRRRMKNEIKQHT; via the coding sequence ATGAAACGAGTCCTCTCGAGCATCGGTGTCGGTGCGGCGACAGTGGATACGGTCTTTCCCCGGACGGAACTGGTCCCCGGCGAGACCGTCACGGCCGAGGTGGAACTGTACGGCGGCGACGCGACACAGGAGATCGACGGTATCTACTTCGACCTGAAGACGCGCCTCTCCGAGGGCGAGGACGAGGAACGCCTCATTACGGAGTTCGCTCTCGACGAGGAGATCGAGCTCTCGCCGGGCGACGAGCGGACGGTTCCGGTCGACATCGAAATCCCGCCGTGGGTGCCACTGACCCGCGGCGGCGCGTCGGTGTGGCTCGAAACCGGTCTCGACATCGACTGGGCCGTCGACCCGACCGACGAGGACCGCATCGACATCGTCCCCGACGCGTACATACAGGCGTTGTTCGACGCCCTCGAAGAGCTCGGCTTCGCACTCCGATACGCCGAACTCGTCGAGACGCCGTATCTCGACGACCGACCGTTCGCTCAGGAGTTCGACTTCCGGCCGACGGACAGTCGATTCACCGACGACCTCGACGAACTCGAAGTCACAATCGTCCCCCGCAGTGACGACCTCCGGGTGTTCGTCGAGTTCGACACCGTCGACGAGGTCGCCGAAGAGTACGACATGGACTTCGACGAGATGGAGGCCTCGCTCACCTTCGACCGCGCCGACGCCGAGATGATTCGTCGCCGCATGAAAAACGAAATCAAACAGCACACCTGA
- a CDS encoding lamin tail domain-containing protein, with protein sequence MPGESADWQTTANRDLIREWAGARDAVPTAVEQSDGQVELRIERADDTEGTRLPWDRFFDLLEKERLALRYRERQGHDDLQADYAFVRRGDRDGEAEKTTEPRGVDSDQLATSDTGGDEPAIFDRVESEPRADAGESAQDTPMTESARGSVDAAEAVVLDEIHEQRVGPDEWRGSDEYVVLENEGDAPVDLSGWVVETDRGQSYRFEGETTLRPGEQLTLHGDTGKDTDSERYWDAAESLLPADGATIRVRTADGEQVLRETYKSGG encoded by the coding sequence ATGCCGGGCGAGTCCGCGGACTGGCAGACGACGGCGAATCGCGACCTGATACGTGAGTGGGCGGGCGCGCGGGACGCGGTGCCGACGGCGGTCGAACAGTCGGACGGGCAGGTCGAGCTCCGCATCGAGCGGGCCGACGACACCGAGGGGACTCGGCTCCCGTGGGACCGTTTTTTCGACCTGTTGGAGAAGGAGAGGCTGGCGCTGCGCTACCGGGAGCGCCAGGGCCACGACGACCTGCAGGCGGACTACGCGTTCGTCCGTCGGGGCGACCGGGACGGAGAGGCGGAAAAGACGACCGAGCCAAGGGGGGTCGACAGCGACCAGCTCGCGACCAGCGACACGGGCGGCGACGAGCCGGCCATCTTCGACCGCGTGGAGAGCGAGCCGCGGGCCGACGCTGGCGAGTCGGCCCAGGACACGCCGATGACCGAGTCCGCCCGCGGGTCGGTCGACGCGGCGGAGGCGGTCGTGCTCGACGAGATTCACGAACAGCGTGTCGGCCCCGACGAGTGGCGAGGGTCCGACGAGTACGTCGTCCTGGAGAACGAGGGCGACGCGCCGGTCGACCTGTCGGGCTGGGTCGTCGAGACCGACCGCGGACAGTCCTACCGGTTCGAGGGGGAGACCACCCTCCGCCCCGGCGAACAGCTCACCCTCCACGGCGATACGGGGAAGGACACTGATTCGGAGCGGTACTGGGACGCGGCGGAGTCTCTCTTGCCCGCGGACGGGGCGACGATTCGCGTTCGGACAGCCGACGGCGAGCAGGTGTTGCGTGAGACGTACAAGAGCGGCGGGTAG
- a CDS encoding DUF5995 family protein, with the protein MRATQSPDGSRRRRFRSVVRGIRGRQPEPTDRSGDPDLLALVAEPYTDVEAVHRELGALLRAFETREDRRAVFLGIYARMTDAVGRRVQRRAFTDPDWVADYLVAFANRYRVAVRDFETGDTDALADPWWLAFEAADGGDSLVLQDAMLGVNAHINYDLALALDDVGVGADRPSKYADHCAVIDVIAELVDEAQDGLADRDADGLAALDSSLGRFDEWLTVVTIDECRDSAWRTAVAMDSRFRSRRRVARWLNDRTATGAAHLIRSSRSSDRVHDALVDLERTDG; encoded by the coding sequence ATGCGTGCCACGCAGTCACCGGATGGGAGCCGCCGGCGACGGTTCCGGTCGGTCGTTCGCGGCATCCGGGGGCGACAGCCCGAGCCAACCGACCGCTCGGGCGACCCCGACCTGCTCGCCCTGGTCGCGGAGCCGTACACGGACGTCGAGGCGGTTCACCGAGAGCTCGGCGCGCTCCTGCGGGCCTTCGAGACGCGAGAGGACCGCCGTGCGGTGTTTCTCGGTATCTACGCGCGGATGACCGACGCGGTCGGTCGCCGCGTCCAGCGGAGGGCGTTTACCGACCCGGACTGGGTCGCCGACTATCTCGTCGCCTTCGCCAACCGGTATCGCGTGGCGGTCCGCGACTTCGAGACCGGCGATACCGACGCCCTCGCCGACCCGTGGTGGCTGGCCTTCGAGGCCGCCGACGGCGGCGATTCGCTGGTGCTGCAGGACGCGATGCTCGGGGTCAACGCCCACATCAACTACGACCTGGCGCTCGCGCTCGACGACGTCGGCGTCGGCGCCGACCGGCCGTCGAAGTACGCCGACCACTGCGCCGTCATCGACGTTATCGCCGAGCTCGTCGACGAGGCACAGGACGGGTTGGCCGACCGCGACGCCGACGGACTCGCCGCCCTCGACAGCTCGCTGGGGCGCTTCGACGAGTGGCTGACCGTGGTCACCATCGACGAGTGCCGCGACAGCGCCTGGCGGACGGCGGTCGCGATGGACTCCCGGTTCCGGAGCCGCCGCCGCGTCGCGCGCTGGCTGAACGACCGCACCGCGACCGGCGCCGCGCACCTCATCCGGAGTTCACGCTCCAGCGACCGCGTTCACGACGCGCTGGTCGACCTCGAACGGACCGACGGCTGA
- a CDS encoding class I SAM-dependent methyltransferase yields the protein MAETSCEIQDGAIVERPRDVRQHPLLAAIYERHDELIATHLPGGETLELAFGQHVHPQADVGTEAWRPNVRRVRTPAVLGDARSLPFADGSFEAVIGRRFLHHVPAEDRPAMLREARRVLKPGGRLVLLEGTPGLYRRVTKRLAFRFGFLDEDTDRYGHLSEADVDELVRSTFEVVDTETLGSPLVVAGIAESPVAAALFPLYRRTQCVKWWTLVVGRKPAEPADTQG from the coding sequence ATGGCAGAGACCTCGTGTGAGATACAGGACGGCGCTATCGTCGAGCGGCCGCGGGACGTCCGACAGCACCCGTTGCTGGCGGCGATATACGAGCGCCACGACGAACTGATCGCGACCCATCTCCCGGGCGGTGAGACACTGGAACTCGCCTTCGGCCAGCACGTCCACCCGCAGGCGGACGTCGGGACCGAGGCGTGGCGGCCGAACGTTCGACGGGTGCGGACGCCGGCGGTCCTCGGGGACGCGCGGTCGCTGCCGTTCGCGGACGGCTCGTTCGAGGCCGTCATCGGCCGGCGGTTCCTCCACCACGTCCCCGCCGAGGACCGGCCCGCGATGCTGCGTGAGGCCCGGCGCGTCCTGAAACCCGGCGGCCGACTGGTCCTCCTAGAGGGGACGCCGGGGCTGTACCGACGCGTCACCAAACGGCTCGCGTTTCGGTTCGGGTTTCTGGACGAAGACACGGACCGGTATGGTCACCTCTCCGAGGCCGACGTCGACGAGCTCGTCCGGTCGACCTTCGAGGTCGTGGACACGGAGACGCTCGGCTCTCCGCTCGTGGTCGCCGGAATCGCCGAGAGCCCCGTCGCCGCGGCGCTGTTCCCGCTGTACCGGCGGACCCAGTGTGTCAAGTGGTGGACTCTCGTCGTGGGCCGCAAGCCCGCCGAGCCGGCCGACACACAGGGTTAA